TATTATTGCTGGAAGATTCTACGAACCAATATTTAAAAAATGTTGTGACACAAGCCTTATACGGATTAAGCATGTATCACAATGCAGACGCCACTCCCGACTGGCATAAATATTATAAAAAAGTAGAGGGAAATTCGCAGCAGGTATTTTATTTTATGTATAAAATTCCGGAAGTGGATCTTAATATTCTGGCATTAAAACACGCTTGGGAATCGCATCTTGCCGATCCTGCCAATAAACAAATGACTGATATTTGCAAACAACTCTCCGACGAACTCGTAAATAAAAATGACGCCATGCTTTCCGATTTTTACGACATAAAAAGATTGAAAGCATTGGAAGTAAAAACGAAATTAGAGGAAAAGGATTCCGTTTCAGTTGACATTGAAGAAGAACCAAAAGTGGAAAAAGCAAAATCCAAATACGAGAAAATAAAAAAGGAAACACCTGTTACAATAGAAAAAAAGGACCAAACTGCTGTAACCTATTGGAAATTTGCTTTTGTTGATTATATGGATGATCTCAGTTTTACCAACCTTTTTGATGTAGAAAAAAAGGAAGAAGATACAAAAATCTCCTATTACAAATCGAATAAAAACAAAATAGAATATAATCTTGGATTAAACGAAATATTAGTTGTTGATCCCGTGTATGTAAGTATTGATGAGAGGAGTAAAAATCCTGTGGAATATGAGGCAGCAGAAAGTGCGAGATTGGAATTAAAAGATAAAATTTATTCCAGTGCAGGAAAACTCGATTTAAAAGTTGAATATGTAGATCACAACGGTATTGCAGCCAATGATGCAGAAACTTTCAACGACCTTGCTTTACTCAGCCGATGGATAAGTGAAAAACTGGATCATCTGGACGAAGACGTTGAAATGATAAATACAACCAATGACGAATTAGCTGAACTTTCTACAAAATACAATATCGACAACTTTGCATGGATGGGAATTATTGCCTTTCGCGAAAAGGAAAGATATATTGGCGGTAAGATCGTATTGTGTTTATTTTATCCTGCTGCACCATTTCTAATTTACGATATGCTGAAACCAAATTTCAATACCTTTTATTTTACACTTGTTGTAAACAGCAAAACAGGTAATGTGGAAATGCAATATTTTAATAATACAAAGGTGAATGATAACGAATCCAGTCAGAACAGCAATATTTATTATATGCTTCAACAAATAAAAACAAAACATAAAAAATGAAAAGGAACCTGCTAAATCTGTTTTTTGTTTTTTGTGTTATTAATGGTATTACTCAAAACCCCGGTTACATGGGAAGTAAATGGGTGGTATATGGCTCCACCGCATTATCTCCGGCATTGAATAAAAGATATCTTGAATTGGATCAGGAAGGAAATTCTACCGCGCCCAATATTGGAGTTAATGCGCGTTTCGATATTTCAACTGATTTTACTCTGAGTAAAATAGTTGCAATTGGAGGTTCGGTAAAACATATCACAACTAAAATACCCTACGCGTATTATTCTGTTGATCTAAATACTGATCTTTCCAATTTTGATGAGGCGAGTTATTTTGGAGATGTTACACTCAACGCAAATTTTGCCAGCTTCTATTTAAAATTTTATCCCTTTGGAAGAAGAGGTGTAATTGCACCTGTAGGCAATTATAATAAATTTGAGTTAATGGTGGGAATGATAGGCGGTTCTACCGGTGGATGGTCGTCTGATACCTATGACCCGACCATTTCACGTTATTATGAATATGGTGAATCGCTGATACTTCCTACATTTGAAGACCTCAATTATCAATTGGATGAAAAGGTTTTTGGTTTGCTCTATACCTTTGGAAATTCCTGGGCATTTACCGAAAAATTATTATTCGATTTCAGCACACAATTTGGCTGGGTAATAGGAAGTAGTGACATTTCTTCTGACGGTAATTACGGTGAAGGTGAAACCACTTACGAACAACACGCCATAGATCGTGTACAAGGTACTTTCCTTATGAATTTTAATTTCGGGATCGGGTATTTTATTTTATAAGAGGTATTGCTATTTTAATTTTTAATTAAACTGAGGTTGATATTTTCTCCTTCTACATTCATGTTTAAATAATATACTCCGGATGGAAATTTAGCCAGATCAAATTCAAAAGAGTTTTTACCATTGTGTAAATAATGTTCTACTTCAAACATTTTGTTTCCCAAAATATCAATTAAAGAAATTAATGCAACTGTAGCATTTCCGTTAAACATTAATTCCAAATTAATATTTGTGTTTACAGGATTTGGAAATAAGCTCACTGAACTTAAACCTTCAATTTCATACAATGAAGTTAAAACTATATTTATTTCTTCGCTTAATACACTACATGCATTTGCATCAGTAACTAAAACGGAATAATTTCCATCCTCTGTCGCAGTATAGGAAATTGCATTTGCACCAGGTATTTCAGTACCATTCAAATACCATTGCCATGTTGAACCGATATCCGCGGTTAAAACATTTCCGGATACAGAAATATTAACCACAAAAGCAGGAATTTCATTTATTGTAACTCTTTCACTTCTTTCACAACCGGAATTATCAGTAACAACAACGGTATACATTCCGGGTAGTAATCCACTAATATCTTCTGTTATTGAGCCATCCGTCCAATCATAGGTATATGGTTCTTCGCCTGCAGTTACTGTGAGATCGATCGAACCTTCCTCTACACCACAATGATAATCTATAGACGAAGTTGATATCATAAAATCACCACAAACATCTGTGATGTGATAAATAATTCCGGCGTCATAATCGGCACAATATAATTCTGCATTCATATCCTCACCAAAAGAGGATATATCAGTTTGTATATCATCCATTCTGGAATATATCCACGGCAATCCACCATCTGCATTAACTCTCCACCAATTTCCCGAAACATAATCGGCGCATAAATAATAACCGTACATACCGGGATAATTATCACCGCGATAAACGAAACCTCCAGAAATACTAAATCCACCTGTAGTAAAATTATGCGGATAATCTAAAACAGGAAAAACATAAGTGGAATCTGCATCACATTCATCAGTGTTAAATTCCGAAAATCCCTCATAACATTTCCATCCATAATTATGTCCACCGCTACCTGCAAGTTCATAATCAACTTCTTCCAAAACATTTTGTCCAACATCACCAATCCACATATTTCCATTAAGTTGGTCGAAACTAAAACGCCAGGGATTTCTATAACCTATTGCCCAAATTTCAGGTAAGGTATCGGTTGCTGTGGCAAACGGATTATCTGCGGGAATTGCATAAGGAGTTGCTGCATCCACATCTATTCTGTGCATTTTTCCTAATTTATTTTCAGGATTTTGCGCTCTGTCACCCGGATCACCTGCAGACCCGCCATCACCTAATCCGATGTATAAATACCCATCCGATCCAAACTTCAAACATCCCCCATTGTGATTGGTAAAGGGCTGATCGGCAGTAAAAATGATGAGTTCGGAAGCAGTATCCGCGCTGTCGGGATCGGTGGCACTCACTGTAAATCTGGAAACAACCGTATTACCATCATTGTCTATATAGTTGACATAAAAAAAACCATTTGTGGCATAGTCGGGGTGAAATGCCAGACCTAAAAGTCCCTGTTCCTGGTACCCGGATTCTATTTGATCATGGATATCCAAAAAATCGTTTGGGAAAACATTTCCCAACATATCGGTGATCTTAATATACCCGATTCGCTCTACTACAAACATGCGTTCGTCGCCTGCATTTGTAACATCAACCGGGAAAGTAAATCCGGATGCGAATTCTTCTAAAGCTATGGTGGGCTGAGATTTCAGCGAATTTATGTGGAACAGGATCAGAGCAAAGATCAGTATACGACATTTCATCTTTTCAAAATTTTTCTAAAGATACGTGTAAGCAAACTGGAGTGATTGTAATCTTTGGGTAAAATTTGTTTGTAAATATGTTTGTATATACAGAAATAGTTGTTACTTTAGTATCGGATTTAAAACCAATAATTCACCAATATGAAAAAAATACTTGTAATAGCCATAGCCGTAACATCGGTATTTGCTATCTCCTCCTGTGCTAAAGACCGTATCAAAGGTTGTACAGACCCTTTTTCAATTAACTATAACCCTAATGCAACCGATGAAGATGGTTCATGTTTTATTCCGTCAAGTCAGAGACGCGCATTAATGGGTGACTTTACAGCAACATGGTGCCCTTATTGTGGCCAGTGGGGCGGACCTGAATTTGATGAAGCAATTCAATTATCAGGATCTAACGCTATTGCTTTATCTATTCATAATACCGATGAGCTTACTACAACCGAATCTACAGCTTTAACTGATTATTACGGAGCAGAAGGAATTGTAGGTGGTTATCCAACATTATATGTTTGGAACCAGTCTTCTTTTTCTGATGGTGTTGCAGGCGCAGGTGCTGTTACTTCAGAGATCTCTGGTGGCCCGGCTGAAGCTGGTGCTGTTGCAGGTTTAACTGATAACGTTACCTCTATTACAATATCTGTGAGCGCTAAAATGTTTGCCGATGTAACGGGCGATTATTTTGTTGCTGCTTATTTAATGGAAAACGGCATTGTTGCTGAACAACAAATTGCAGAAGCTCCATCTGATCCTAATTGGGTGCATAATCATTTGATCCGCGCATCTTCTAACGGAAGTGCATGGGGTGAACAATTTATTTTTGGTGCAGGTGTTACCGGACAATCATTTACTAAAACTTATCAGGTTGTAAAAGAAGATGATTGGAAAGTGGAAAATATGTATTGTGTTGCCATCGTTTGGAAATATGATTCTGCTACAGAAAAATATACTTATGTGAATGCACAGGAAACGCATTTATAACTAATTAATACCTTAAAAAAACCCTCCGGAATTATTTCGGAGGGTTTTTTATTTGGGATCAAATTCATTTTCTCGGGAGCAAGTATCATTGCAAATTTATTATTATGCATTTAAAAGTTCGTTTATAATATTAAAAATCAAAATCCAGTTCCGATTTATTAATTGCGGTAACATCAACCTTGCTACCTTTTGCTTGATCAAAAGGTAGCGCCAAAAATCAAGGGCTTCACCATGCGGCTTGAATGTCCCTAATGCTTGCCACCCGGACCGAAAAAGGCGCCACGACGAAACTGGAATTATCAGCTTCGTGTGAAATTAAATCCAAAATCAAATTAATATTTTTTATAATGGTGGCGCTTATTTTCGCTCAAATTCCACTACCATTGGTGCTTTTATTTTGATGTGG
The genomic region above belongs to Bacteroidota bacterium and contains:
- a CDS encoding M48 family metallopeptidase; the protein is MKRPLLPFLFSFLVINTIFAQSVDFEQFKSLRSAGTVPEDFTKLSSEKFREDRENITSGNNSERRDQETFLLESNFLMDDMLHSGRVIFGDPVTNYLNELKDIIFEDDPDTRESIRIYTLLSNEVNAFTADNGIVLVTTGLLAQVENEAQIVFILCHEFNHFIKKHAINNYVENQRIERGSGIYRSLGAGEGDLEKFRYSKELESEADDLGLYLFKKTNYSAEAAQGVFDVLLYSYLPFDEVEFDTTFFDDGSYNFPSEFFIDTVSVITAEEDYDDEESTHPNIKKRRNAMILAAREIKDEGRQAFILGEEKFRYIQKLCRYQGCEIYLSDIEYEDAIYQAYLLLLEDSTNQYLKNVVTQALYGLSMYHNADATPDWHKYYKKVEGNSQQVFYFMYKIPEVDLNILALKHAWESHLADPANKQMTDICKQLSDELVNKNDAMLSDFYDIKRLKALEVKTKLEEKDSVSVDIEEEPKVEKAKSKYEKIKKETPVTIEKKDQTAVTYWKFAFVDYMDDLSFTNLFDVEKKEEDTKISYYKSNKNKIEYNLGLNEILVVDPVYVSIDERSKNPVEYEAAESARLELKDKIYSSAGKLDLKVEYVDHNGIAANDAETFNDLALLSRWISEKLDHLDEDVEMINTTNDELAELSTKYNIDNFAWMGIIAFREKERYIGGKIVLCLFYPAAPFLIYDMLKPNFNTFYFTLVVNSKTGNVEMQYFNNTKVNDNESSQNSNIYYMLQQIKTKHKK
- a CDS encoding Omp28-related outer membrane protein — encoded protein: MKKILVIAIAVTSVFAISSCAKDRIKGCTDPFSINYNPNATDEDGSCFIPSSQRRALMGDFTATWCPYCGQWGGPEFDEAIQLSGSNAIALSIHNTDELTTTESTALTDYYGAEGIVGGYPTLYVWNQSSFSDGVAGAGAVTSEISGGPAEAGAVAGLTDNVTSITISVSAKMFADVTGDYFVAAYLMENGIVAEQQIAEAPSDPNWVHNHLIRASSNGSAWGEQFIFGAGVTGQSFTKTYQVVKEDDWKVENMYCVAIVWKYDSATEKYTYVNAQETHL
- a CDS encoding PQQ-dependent sugar dehydrogenase codes for the protein MKCRILIFALILFHINSLKSQPTIALEEFASGFTFPVDVTNAGDERMFVVERIGYIKITDMLGNVFPNDFLDIHDQIESGYQEQGLLGLAFHPDYATNGFFYVNYIDNDGNTVVSRFTVSATDPDSADTASELIIFTADQPFTNHNGGCLKFGSDGYLYIGLGDGGSAGDPGDRAQNPENKLGKMHRIDVDAATPYAIPADNPFATATDTLPEIWAIGYRNPWRFSFDQLNGNMWIGDVGQNVLEEVDYELAGSGGHNYGWKCYEGFSEFNTDECDADSTYVFPVLDYPHNFTTGGFSISGGFVYRGDNYPGMYGYYLCADYVSGNWWRVNADGGLPWIYSRMDDIQTDISSFGEDMNAELYCADYDAGIIYHITDVCGDFMISTSSIDYHCGVEEGSIDLTVTAGEEPYTYDWTDGSITEDISGLLPGMYTVVVTDNSGCERSERVTINEIPAFVVNISVSGNVLTADIGSTWQWYLNGTEIPGANAISYTATEDGNYSVLVTDANACSVLSEEINIVLTSLYEIEGLSSVSLFPNPVNTNINLELMFNGNATVALISLIDILGNKMFEVEHYLHNGKNSFEFDLAKFPSGVYYLNMNVEGENINLSLIKN